The genomic region ATGCGCGACGCGATGGCTCAGTGCGAGCCGGACCCCGCCATCATGCGAGATAATATCGGGCGGCGTTCCTTCGCCCGACATGACGAGATTCTGGAAGGCGGCGAAATGCAGATGAATACGATGACTACCGGTGCACTGGCGAAAAGCGGCGACGGTGCGCAGCAGGCGTTGAGCTCGGTTTGCCTTGAAGTGGCGGGAGACAAAGCAGACATGAAGCATAGTGTACTGTTCGAGCGTGTGAGCGCACGTTTGAAGGCGCAGGTCGGTGCCGACGTTTATGCCAGCTGGTTTGCCCGTCTCAAGCTGCATTCGGTGTCGAAGAGCGTCGTTCGACTGACGGTACCGACCACGTTTCTGAAGTCATGGATCAACAACCGCTACCTGGATATGATCACAAGCCTGTTCCAGGCTGAAGATGCCGAAATTCTGAAGGTCGAAATTCTTGTCCGTACCGCCCAGCGGCATGGCACCAAGGCCCCTGCGGCTGACGAGCAGGTCGTCGTGCCCGATATGGGCGCCGTGGCTCCTATGCGCCGCCAGACCGCCCAGGCGGCAGGTCAGGCCGTCGCCCAGGCTGTCAATGCTGCAGGCGCTGCCCGCACGCCGAGCTTCGGCACACCGCTCTTTGGTTCGCCGCTGGATCCTCGCTACACGTTCGACACCTTTGTCGAAGGAGGTTCAAACCGTATCGCGCTGGCCGCAGCCGAAACCATCGCGGAAGCCGGCGCCGGTGCCGTGCGCTTCAACCCGCTGTTCCTGCATTCGAGCGTCGGTCTCGGCAAGACCCACATGCTGCAGGCGATCGCCAACGCTGCGGTGCGCAATCCGCGCGCCCTCCGGGTTGTTTACCTGACGGCGGAATACTTCATGTGGCGCTTTGCCACCGCGATCCGCGACAATGATGCGTTGACCCTCAAGGAGTCGCTGCGCAATATCGACCTTCTGATCATCGACGACATGCAGTTTCTGCAGGGAAAGATGATTCAGCACGAATTCTGCCATCTTCTGAATATGCTTCTCGACAGCGCCAAGCAGGTTGTCGTTGCCGCCGACCGCGCTCCCTGGGAACTGGAATCGCTCGATCCCCGCGTCCGCTCGCGCCTGCAGGGCGGCGTTGCCATCGAATTGGAAGCTCCGGATTACGAGATGCGCCTCGAGATCCTCAATCGGCGTCTTGCTGCCGCCCAGGTCGAAGATCCGTCGCTTGAAATCCCGGCAGAACTTTTGTCGCACGTTGCCCGCAGCGTCACCGCCAGCGGCCGCGAGTTGGAAGGCGCCTTCA from Rhizobium tumorigenes harbors:
- the dnaA gene encoding chromosomal replication initiator protein DnaA, with translation MQMNTMTTGALAKSGDGAQQALSSVCLEVAGDKADMKHSVLFERVSARLKAQVGADVYASWFARLKLHSVSKSVVRLTVPTTFLKSWINNRYLDMITSLFQAEDAEILKVEILVRTAQRHGTKAPAADEQVVVPDMGAVAPMRRQTAQAAGQAVAQAVNAAGAARTPSFGTPLFGSPLDPRYTFDTFVEGGSNRIALAAAETIAEAGAGAVRFNPLFLHSSVGLGKTHMLQAIANAAVRNPRALRVVYLTAEYFMWRFATAIRDNDALTLKESLRNIDLLIIDDMQFLQGKMIQHEFCHLLNMLLDSAKQVVVAADRAPWELESLDPRVRSRLQGGVAIELEAPDYEMRLEILNRRLAAAQVEDPSLEIPAELLSHVARSVTASGRELEGAFNQLVFRRSFEPNLTVERVDELLAHLVGSGEPRRVRIEDIQRVVARHYNVSRQELVSNRRTRVIVKPRQIAMYLAKTLTPRSFPEIGRRFGGRDHTTVLHAVRKIEELISGDTKLSHEIELLKRLINE